In a single window of the Rhopalosiphum padi isolate XX-2018 chromosome 1, ASM2088224v1, whole genome shotgun sequence genome:
- the LOC132929134 gene encoding hepatocyte growth factor-regulated tyrosine kinase substrate codes for MFKSNFEKLLDKVTSNLLLEADWPTTLEICDTIRQKDVQPKFALNAIKKKLISPNPHTAMYSLLVLECCVKNCGQLVHDEVGTKPFMEQIREIIKTTPHENVKNKLLELLQTWAFAFRAIPKYCAVQDTVNIMKAEGYTFPALKESDAMFSSDVAPGWEDSDCCHRCRVKFGMVQRKHHCRACGQVFCAQCSSRSCTLPKFGIEKPVRVCEACFEKSQKPQMNKGSEDLPIEYLTSSLAQQNQIPAANRKTEEELREDEELQLALALSQSEAEQQKAIPFMNSTSIPATRLYSSPPVNEKKVEVEAEDDPELARYLNRSYWESLKIGNIAKTMQTKMASTNVNTIESPNNQVSPAMNIEQPDDSEEMEMFITSVKSQLEIFVNRIKSNLSRGRTVINGGSLETFYSKITPMHQKLLQYIQQQDEKRLYFERLQDKLVQVKDTRAALDAMRDDHRAAIQQEAAFAEQQRQIQLAMKLDVLRQRKQQYQHYQHQMTLQQVQQQEQEMAMRMEHQRQNYLNSNMYGPNSLPSMPTAPNPYMTPGPNSLMSSQIQDNGIRYPQSTEPAHFQHISQPQGFVSARHMIPQNPSSILNNQPVNLPSNESNNISQVNSNIPQPIYQPRMAPMTSTINSAVSVSPSMSSMHQQPLPAVGSHTQPMMPGHQQPQMPNMGPPQHPLPVGQPMIPSQHQQPMLGQMSTMPYGGPVHMGQYGAHQIPSQQVNPQPSAPNQVEQPKVEQPQVAELISFD; via the exons atgtttaaatcgaATTTTGAAAAACTACTCG ATAAAGTTACCAGCAATTTGTTGTTAGAAGCGGATTGGCCTACAACATTAGAAATATGTGACACAATACGGCAAAAAGATGTTCA ACCAAAATTTGCTCTCAATGCCATTAAGAAAAAACTAATTAGTCCAAATCCTCATACAGCTATGTATAGCTTATtg gttttgGAATGTTGTGTTAAAAATTGTGGTCAATTAGTACATGATGAAGTTGGAACTAAACCTTTTATGGAACAAATAagagaaattataaaaactactccacatgaaaatgttaaaaacaagtTACTTGAACTATTACAGACTTGGGCATTTGCTTTCCGAGCTATTCCCAAGTATTGCGCTGTTCAG GATACAGTTAACATAATGAAAGCTGAAGGTTATACATTTCCTGCGCTTAAAGAAAGTGATGCTATGTTCAGTTCAGATGTAGCTCCTGGTTGGGAAGATTCTGATTGCTGTCATAGATGTCGTGTTAAATTTGGAATGGTTCAACGCAAA caTCATTGTCGTGCTTGTGGACAAGTTTTCTGTGCACAATGTTCATCACGATCTTGTACATTACCAAAATTTGGTATTGAAAAACCTGTGCGTGTTTGTGAAGCTTGCTTTGAAAAATCACAAAA accgCAAATGAACAAGGGATCAGAAGATTTACCTATAGAATATCTTACTAGTTCATTGGCTCAACAAAATCAA atACCAGCAGCTAATAGAAAAACAGAAGAAGAACTAAGAGAAGATGAAGAATTACAATTGGCATTAGCTTTATCTCAATCTGAAGCAGAAcaacaaaaa gCAATACCTTTTATGAATTCTACTTCAATACCAGCTACAAGATTATATTCTTCACCACCAGTA aatgaGAAAAAAGTTGAGGTTGAGGCTGAAGATGATCCTGAATTGGCACGTTATTTAAATCGCTCTTACTGGGAAAGTCTGAAAATTGGAAATATAGCTAAGACAATGCAAACAAAAATGGCTTcaacaaat GTGAATACCATTGAGTCGCCAAACAATCAAGTTAGTCCAGCTATGAATATTGAACAACCTGATGACTCTGAGGAAATGGAAATGTTTATAACTTCTGTTAAATCACAGTTGGAAATTTTTGTTAATCGTATCAAATCAAATTTAAGCAGAGGTAGAACTGTTATTAATGGTGGTTCGTTGGAGACATTTTACTCCAAGATTACACCTATGCACCAAAAGTTATTGCAATATATTCAACAACAAGATGAAAAAAGGT tatattttgaaaGGTTACAAGACAAATTAGTTCAAGTTAAAGACACGCGAGCTGCACTAGATGCAATGAGAGATGATCATAGAGCTGCAATTCAACAAGAAGCTGCTTTTGCTGAACAACAGAGGCAGATTCAGTTAGCTATGAAATTGGATGTATTGAGACAAAGAAAGCAACAGTACCAACAT TATCAACATCAAATGACTCTTCAACAAGTGCAACAACAAGAACAAGAAATGGCTATGAGAATGGAACATCAGAGACAAAACTATCTTAATAGTAATATGTATGGCCCCAATTCTTTGCCAAGTATGCCTACTGCACCTAATCCTTACATGACCCCTGGTCCTA ATTCATTGATGTCATCTCAAATACAAGACAATGGTATTAGGTATCCACAGTCAACAGAACCGGCTCATTTTCAACACATTTCTCAACCTCAAG GTTTTGTTTCTGCAAGACACATGATACCTCAAAATCCAAGTTCAATCCTAAACAACCAACCAGTAAATTTACCTTCTAATGAGTCCAATAACATTTCACAAGTCAACTCAAATATTCCTCAGCCTATTTATCAACCACGAATGGCACCTATGACAAGCACGATTAATTCAGCGGTTTCAGTTAGTCCATCAATGAGTTCCATGCACCAACAACCGCTTCCTGCTGTTGGTTCACATACACAGCCCATGATGCCAGGTCATCAACAACCCCAAATGCCAAATATGGGTCCACCACAACACCCGCTTCCTGTCGGACAGCCAATGATACCCAGTCAACATCAACAGCCAATGTTGGGTCAGATGTCTACTATGCCTTATGGGGGACCAGTTCACATGGGACAGTATGGTGCACACCAAATACCTAGTCAACAAGTAAATCCACAGCCGTCCGCTCCAAACCAAGTAGAGCAACCCAAAGTTGAGCAACCCCAAGTTGCAGAGTTAATaagttttgattaa
- the LOC132929142 gene encoding uncharacterized protein LOC132929142, with the protein MGRKFPLLESFLGFPLKTGAIISGVYGIVVAIVTVILILVKDIKIQTIVIDFLPKSVVQIIVIINLLMTVLISILLLAGIFMRKKILMLPWIVLTIMLCIGLVISVIYTSIDFLIHKFYFTSFGVLVVGLLFVCVYVYMWWVAYSYYQKIKEEDNRTPYTRTPYYG; encoded by the exons ATGGGTCGAAAGTTCCCGTTGCTCGAGTCGTTTCTGGGTTTCCCGCTCAAGACCGGAGCCATCATCAGCGGCGTCTACGGAATA GTGGTTGCCATCGTCACTGTAATTCTGATTCTGGTGAAGGACATCAAAATACAGACCATTGTCATAGATTTCTTACCAAAATCTGTCG TAcaaatcattgttattattaacctGCTTATGACAGTATTGATATCAATATTGCTTTTGGCCGGAATTTTTATG cGAAAGAAGATATTGATGCTTCCTTGGATAGTACTAACGATCATGTTATGCATTGGACTAGTCATATCTGTGATATACACTAGCATTGACTTCTTAATTCATAAATTCTATTTCACTAGCTTTGGGGTTCTAGTGGTTGGCTTATTGTTTgtgt GTGTTTACGTGTACATGTGGTGGGTGGCCTACAGTTATTATCAAAAGATCAAAGAAGAAGATAACCGGACACCATACACCAGAACACCTTACTATGGTTGa